One stretch of Variovorax sp. 54 DNA includes these proteins:
- a CDS encoding ABC transporter substrate-binding protein encodes MQRRQLLQLAALSAAPASLLMSRSAIAQATDVIRFGAPVPMSGAFAANGKFADLGTKLAIEQYGKVLNRPLAYTLLDTEGKPATAVRKVQEASQQQGAKFFAGGILSSEALAMGKEAEKAGALFITTAGADEITGKDCNPATFRWSVPTFGAIEQTVRPLIASMPKAKRWYTITPQYVFGDGLLSAAKTIFQEKGIEHVGNSYHSLNDKEFSGYLTNAMAAKPDVLLLLNFGAQSSAALRQAVSFGMHKNMTILMAWASGLEQFDELGADLCDGVYFGAQYWHTVDTPLNKDLVKRTADKLKIVPNYSLAGSYICTKILIDGIVKAGTVDQKAVIAALEGMKFDGLTGVEEIRKADHQVIKDYYLLKGKAKSKMANPADYVDVISSGKSFLPVDKTGCKLA; translated from the coding sequence ATGCAACGCAGACAACTCCTTCAGCTCGCCGCCCTGTCGGCCGCCCCGGCCTCGCTCCTGATGAGCCGCTCGGCCATCGCCCAGGCCACCGACGTGATCCGCTTCGGTGCACCGGTGCCCATGTCGGGTGCCTTCGCGGCCAACGGCAAGTTCGCCGACCTGGGCACCAAGCTGGCGATCGAGCAGTACGGCAAGGTGCTGAACCGTCCGCTGGCCTACACGCTGCTCGACACCGAAGGCAAGCCGGCCACCGCCGTGCGCAAGGTGCAGGAGGCCTCGCAGCAGCAGGGCGCGAAGTTCTTCGCGGGCGGCATCCTGTCGTCGGAAGCGCTGGCCATGGGCAAGGAGGCCGAGAAGGCCGGCGCCCTCTTCATCACCACCGCGGGCGCCGACGAAATCACCGGCAAAGATTGCAACCCCGCCACCTTCCGCTGGTCGGTGCCCACCTTCGGTGCCATCGAGCAGACGGTGCGCCCGCTGATCGCGTCGATGCCCAAGGCCAAGCGCTGGTACACGATCACGCCGCAGTACGTGTTCGGCGACGGCCTCTTGAGCGCGGCCAAGACCATCTTCCAGGAGAAGGGCATCGAGCACGTGGGCAACAGCTACCACTCGCTCAACGACAAGGAGTTCAGCGGCTACCTCACCAACGCCATGGCCGCCAAGCCCGACGTGCTGCTGCTGCTGAACTTCGGCGCGCAGTCGTCGGCCGCGCTGCGCCAGGCGGTGAGCTTCGGCATGCACAAGAACATGACGATCCTCATGGCCTGGGCTTCGGGCCTGGAGCAGTTCGACGAGCTGGGCGCCGACCTGTGCGACGGCGTCTACTTCGGTGCGCAGTACTGGCACACGGTCGACACGCCGCTCAACAAGGACCTCGTGAAGCGCACCGCCGATAAGCTGAAGATCGTGCCCAACTACAGCCTGGCCGGTTCGTACATCTGCACCAAGATCCTCATCGACGGCATCGTCAAAGCCGGCACGGTCGACCAGAAGGCCGTGATCGCCGCGCTCGAAGGCATGAAGTTCGACGGTCTCACGGGCGTGGAAGAAATCCGCAAGGCCGACCACCAGGTCATCAAGGACTACTACCTGCTCAAGGGCAAGGCGAAGTCGAAGATGGCCAACCCGGCCGATTACGTCGACGTGATCAGTTCCGGCAAGTCCTTCCTGCCCGTCGACAAGACCGGCTGCAAGCTGGCCTGA
- a CDS encoding LysR family transcriptional regulator: protein MQVNAKASPATETSAQGTRNRAVLGQLSDMDLRLLKVFKSVVDCGGMAAAELELNIGTSTVSRHVKDLETRLGLVLCRRGRAGFALTAEGQRVYDETLRLLASVDAFRGSIDDIHNRMGGQLEVALFDKTATNPKARIGEAIARFTEIAPEVNLAVHVGSINAIEQGVLEGNFQIGIIPAHRSSKSLVYADLFDETMLLYCGKGHPLFDSPHGKLTWSKLGEHHFAGLGYHSPNMELSHRARLSRKATGFDQEAIATLILSGRFLGFLPDHYAQVFEQRGLMKAVLPARFNYACRFVSLLRRSPKPSRAVLAFQACLEQAHK from the coding sequence ATGCAAGTAAATGCCAAGGCCTCACCGGCCACCGAAACCAGTGCCCAGGGCACCCGCAACCGCGCCGTGCTGGGGCAGCTCAGCGACATGGATTTGCGCCTGCTCAAGGTGTTCAAGAGCGTGGTCGACTGCGGCGGCATGGCGGCGGCCGAGCTGGAGCTGAACATCGGCACCTCCACCGTGAGCCGCCACGTGAAAGACCTGGAAACGCGGCTGGGCCTCGTGTTGTGCCGGCGCGGGCGGGCGGGCTTTGCGCTCACGGCCGAGGGCCAGCGCGTGTACGACGAGACGTTGCGGCTGCTGGCCTCGGTCGACGCCTTTCGCGGCAGCATCGACGACATCCACAACCGCATGGGCGGGCAGCTCGAGGTGGCGCTGTTCGACAAGACCGCGACCAACCCGAAGGCGCGCATCGGCGAGGCCATTGCGCGCTTCACCGAAATCGCGCCCGAGGTGAATCTGGCGGTGCACGTGGGCTCGATCAACGCCATCGAGCAGGGCGTGCTGGAGGGCAACTTCCAGATCGGCATCATCCCGGCGCACCGCAGCTCGAAGAGCCTGGTCTACGCCGACCTGTTCGACGAGACCATGCTGCTGTACTGCGGCAAAGGGCATCCGCTGTTCGACAGCCCGCACGGCAAGCTCACGTGGTCGAAGCTGGGCGAGCACCATTTCGCCGGGCTGGGGTATCACTCGCCGAACATGGAACTGAGCCATCGCGCGCGGTTGTCTCGCAAGGCGACCGGGTTCGACCAGGAGGCGATCGCGACGCTGATCCTGTCGGGCCGCTTTCTGGGCTTTCTGCCCGACCACTACGCACAGGTGTTCGAGCAGCGCGGGCTGATGAAGGCGGTGTTGCCGGCGCGCTTCAACTATGCGTGCCGGTTCGTGAGCCTGCTGCGGCGCTCGCCGAAGCCTTCACGGGCGGTGTTGGCGTTTCAGGCCTGTCTGGAGCAAGCGCACAAGTGA
- a CDS encoding CoA-acylating methylmalonate-semialdehyde dehydrogenase, producing MQHDKNVTATIGHFIDGKHVGGGSRVQPVFDPATGLSAKSVALADKLTVEQAIAAAQAAFPAWRNTPPLKRARVMSRLKTLLEENADTIAALITAEHGKVLADAHGELQRGIENVEYASYVPELLKGEHSKNVGPSIDSWSEFQAMGVAAGITPFNFPVMVPLWMWPMAVACGNTFVLKPSERTPSSTLFMAELALQAGLPPGVLNVVNGDKEAVDTLLTDRRVKAVSFVGSTPIAEYIYTTGTAHGKRVQALGGAKNHAVVMPDADIGNAVSALMGAAYGSCGERCMAIPLVVAVGDATADAVVEGLKVEIAKMKVGPGTDNGNDMGPLVTQPHFEKVKAFVDAGVAAGAKLVVDGRGIQVEGHEGGYYLGACLFDHVKPGMTIYQEEIFGPVLGVVRVKTLQEAMDLIDAHEYGNGTCIFTRDGEAARWFSDNIQVGMVGINVPLPVPVAYHSFGGWKRSLFGDLHAYGPDAVRFYTKRKTVTQRWPSAGVREGTMFSFPSNR from the coding sequence ATGCAACACGACAAGAACGTCACCGCCACCATCGGCCACTTCATCGACGGCAAGCACGTCGGCGGCGGCAGCCGCGTGCAGCCGGTGTTCGACCCCGCCACCGGCCTGTCGGCCAAGAGCGTCGCGCTCGCCGACAAGCTCACGGTCGAGCAGGCCATCGCCGCGGCGCAGGCCGCCTTCCCGGCCTGGCGCAACACGCCGCCGCTGAAGCGCGCCCGCGTGATGAGCCGCCTGAAGACGCTGCTCGAAGAAAACGCCGACACCATTGCCGCGCTGATCACCGCCGAGCACGGCAAGGTGCTGGCCGACGCGCACGGCGAGCTGCAGCGCGGCATCGAGAACGTCGAGTACGCCAGCTACGTGCCCGAGCTGCTCAAGGGCGAGCACAGCAAGAACGTCGGCCCGTCGATCGACTCGTGGAGCGAGTTCCAGGCGATGGGTGTCGCGGCCGGCATCACGCCGTTCAACTTCCCCGTCATGGTGCCGCTGTGGATGTGGCCGATGGCCGTGGCCTGCGGCAACACCTTCGTGCTGAAGCCCTCGGAGCGCACGCCCTCCTCCACGCTGTTCATGGCCGAACTCGCGCTGCAGGCCGGCCTGCCGCCGGGCGTGCTCAACGTGGTCAACGGCGACAAGGAAGCGGTCGACACGCTGCTGACCGACCGCCGCGTGAAGGCCGTGAGCTTCGTGGGCTCGACGCCCATCGCCGAATACATCTACACCACGGGCACGGCCCACGGCAAGCGCGTGCAGGCGCTCGGCGGCGCCAAGAACCATGCGGTGGTGATGCCCGATGCCGACATCGGCAACGCCGTGAGCGCGCTCATGGGCGCGGCCTACGGCTCGTGCGGCGAGCGCTGCATGGCGATTCCGCTGGTGGTGGCCGTGGGCGACGCCACGGCCGACGCGGTGGTCGAAGGCCTGAAGGTCGAAATCGCCAAGATGAAGGTCGGCCCCGGCACCGACAACGGCAACGACATGGGCCCGCTGGTCACGCAGCCGCACTTCGAGAAGGTCAAGGCCTTCGTCGACGCGGGCGTGGCCGCCGGCGCCAAGCTGGTGGTCGACGGCCGCGGCATCCAGGTCGAAGGCCACGAAGGCGGCTACTACCTCGGCGCCTGCCTGTTCGACCACGTGAAGCCCGGCATGACGATCTACCAGGAAGAGATCTTCGGCCCGGTGCTCGGCGTGGTGCGCGTGAAGACGCTGCAGGAAGCCATGGACCTGATCGACGCGCACGAGTACGGCAACGGCACCTGCATCTTCACGCGCGACGGCGAGGCCGCGCGCTGGTTCAGCGACAACATCCAGGTCGGCATGGTCGGCATCAACGTGCCGCTGCCCGTGCCCGTGGCGTACCACTCGTTCGGCGGCTGGAAGCGCTCGCTGTTCGGCGACCTGCACGCCTACGGCCCCGACGCCGTGCGCTTCTACACCAAGCGCAAGACCGTCACGCAGCGCTGGCCCTCGGCCGGCGTGCGTGAGGGCACGATGTTCTCGTTCCCTTCGAACCGCTGA
- a CDS encoding FadR/GntR family transcriptional regulator yields MRVGHNPPKRQKLSDVIVEDVKRWIVAERKQPGDRLPNEKELIELFGYSKSTVREALKALEVRGLISIRTGPGGGAYLQQVSVDHASEPLRNFLHFHHLDGHHIYQLRKALEPELAVSVVGRLTPEHFTRLEENVRLCTIEPTNEDELRTQREAELAFHTMLAEACPNPVLSFMCRFLNDLLRDLVVYKKALDHHHFGETNVDYHTQLLAAYRKEDADEVRRLMAEHMVDAEHHMHEMEAHIGAKHLLLPSGQR; encoded by the coding sequence ATGAGAGTGGGGCACAACCCTCCGAAGCGGCAAAAGCTCTCGGACGTCATCGTCGAAGACGTCAAGCGATGGATCGTTGCCGAGCGCAAGCAGCCCGGCGACCGGCTACCGAACGAGAAGGAACTGATCGAGCTCTTCGGCTATTCGAAGAGCACGGTGCGCGAGGCGCTGAAGGCGCTCGAGGTGCGCGGGCTGATCTCGATCCGCACCGGCCCGGGCGGCGGCGCGTACCTGCAGCAGGTGTCGGTCGACCATGCGTCGGAGCCGCTGCGCAACTTCCTGCACTTTCATCACCTCGACGGCCATCACATCTACCAGCTGCGCAAGGCACTGGAGCCCGAGCTGGCCGTGAGCGTGGTCGGGCGACTCACGCCCGAACACTTCACACGGCTCGAAGAGAACGTGCGCCTGTGCACCATCGAGCCGACCAACGAAGACGAACTGCGCACGCAGCGCGAGGCCGAGCTGGCCTTTCACACGATGCTGGCCGAGGCCTGCCCCAACCCGGTGCTGTCCTTCATGTGCCGCTTTCTCAACGACCTGCTGCGCGACCTCGTCGTCTACAAGAAAGCGCTGGACCACCACCACTTCGGCGAGACCAACGTGGACTACCACACGCAGCTGCTGGCGGCGTATCGCAAGGAAGATGCGGACGAGGTGCGGCGGCTGATGGCGGAGCACATGGTGGATGCGGAGCACCATATGCATGAGATGGAAGCGCACATCGGGGCGAAGCATTTGTTGCTGCCGAGTGGGCAGCGCTGA
- a CDS encoding FAD-dependent oxidoreductase → MRPFWIEQALFNDGDLAPALQGETTADVCIVGGGFTGLWTAIQAKLQAPALDIVILESDLCGAGASGRNGGCLLTWSAKFLTLRRLFGEGEAVRLVKASEAAVGHIADFCAAHGIDAELRRDGTLYTATSQAQIGTLDPMMQALEARGIHSYHALPPDEVAQRSGSARNLAGVYSPIAATVHPGKLVRGLRRVALAMGIRIHERTPMLDFSTDQPVMVRTPTGRVRAKKLVLAMNAWMASRFPQFERTIAIVSSDMIITERCPDLLQQIGLTDGVSVLDSRTFVYYYRSTVDGRIMLGKGGNTFAWGGRMAKVFDERSPYEAELTQALHSFFPALSNTPITASWNGPSDRSVTGFPFFGKLDGAPHIYYGFGYSGNGVGPTYMGGQILSSLVLDQDNAWTRSPITAGPLGYFPPEPMRYVGSIVVRNAIRRKERAEDEDRQPWLVDRMLSKLANAAGKADKA, encoded by the coding sequence ATGCGCCCCTTCTGGATCGAACAAGCGCTCTTCAACGACGGCGATCTGGCCCCGGCGCTGCAAGGTGAAACCACCGCAGACGTCTGCATCGTCGGCGGCGGCTTCACCGGCCTGTGGACAGCGATCCAGGCCAAGCTGCAGGCGCCTGCGCTCGACATCGTCATTCTCGAAAGCGACCTCTGCGGCGCCGGCGCCAGCGGGCGCAACGGCGGTTGCCTGCTGACCTGGTCGGCCAAGTTCCTGACGCTGCGGCGGCTGTTCGGCGAAGGCGAGGCCGTGCGCCTCGTGAAGGCGTCGGAAGCGGCGGTGGGGCACATCGCCGACTTCTGCGCGGCGCACGGCATCGACGCCGAGCTGCGGCGCGACGGCACGCTCTACACCGCGACTTCGCAGGCGCAGATCGGCACGCTCGATCCGATGATGCAGGCGCTGGAAGCGCGCGGCATCCATTCGTACCACGCGCTGCCGCCCGACGAGGTGGCACAGCGTTCAGGCTCGGCGCGCAACCTGGCCGGCGTGTACTCGCCGATCGCCGCCACCGTGCACCCGGGCAAGCTGGTGCGCGGGCTGCGGCGCGTGGCGCTGGCCATGGGCATCCGCATCCACGAGCGCACGCCGATGCTCGACTTCAGCACCGACCAGCCCGTGATGGTGCGCACGCCGACCGGGCGCGTGCGCGCGAAGAAACTGGTGCTCGCGATGAACGCGTGGATGGCCAGCCGCTTCCCGCAGTTCGAGCGGACCATCGCCATCGTGTCGAGCGACATGATCATCACCGAGCGCTGCCCCGATCTGCTGCAGCAGATCGGCCTGACCGACGGCGTGTCGGTGCTCGACTCGCGCACCTTCGTGTACTACTACCGCAGCACGGTCGACGGCCGCATCATGCTGGGCAAGGGCGGCAACACCTTCGCCTGGGGCGGCCGCATGGCCAAGGTGTTCGACGAGCGCTCGCCCTACGAGGCCGAGCTCACGCAGGCGCTGCATTCCTTCTTCCCGGCATTGAGCAACACGCCGATCACCGCGAGCTGGAACGGCCCGTCCGACCGCTCGGTGACGGGCTTTCCGTTCTTCGGCAAGCTCGATGGCGCACCGCACATCTACTACGGCTTCGGCTACTCGGGCAACGGGGTGGGGCCGACCTACATGGGCGGGCAGATCCTGTCGTCGCTGGTGCTCGACCAGGACAACGCATGGACACGCAGCCCGATCACGGCCGGGCCGCTGGGCTACTTTCCGCCGGAGCCGATGCGCTATGTGGGCTCGATCGTCGTGCGCAACGCGATCCGCCGCAAGGAACGCGCTGAGGATGAGGACCGCCAGCCGTGGCTGGTGGACCGCATGCTCAGCAAGCTCGCGAACGCCGCAGGCAAGGCAGACAAAGCCTGA
- a CDS encoding aspartate aminotransferase family protein, producing the protein MTLATPAIEPTPTARTDAAWLEAHWMPYTGNRNFKADPRIIVEAKGAYFTDNDGRKIFDGLSGLWCSGLGHGRPEITEAVSRQIAKLDYSPAFQFGHPLSFELANKIKELTPAGLDYVFFTGSGSEAADTSLKMARAYWRTKGQAGKTRLIGREKGYHGVNYGGISVGGIAANRKLFGQGIEADHLPHTQLAANAFTRGMPENGAELADRLLDLIALHDASTIAAVIVEPFAGSAGVVIPPKGYLKRLRDICTAHNILLIFDEVITGFGRCGALTGADAFGVTPDIMNIAKQVTNGAQPLGAVVANKDIYDTFMAAGGPEYMLEFPHGYTYGAHPVACAAGIAALDVLQKEDMIGRVQTLAPHFENAVHSLKGSKHVADIRNYGLAAGITIAALPGEPARRPYEIAMNCWKKGFYVRYGGDTIQLAPPFISEKAEIDRMVNALSDALAETA; encoded by the coding sequence ATGACCCTCGCCACACCCGCCATCGAACCCACGCCCACCGCGCGCACCGACGCCGCCTGGCTCGAGGCGCACTGGATGCCGTACACCGGCAACCGCAACTTCAAGGCCGATCCGCGGATCATCGTGGAGGCAAAAGGCGCCTACTTCACCGACAACGACGGCCGCAAGATCTTCGACGGCCTGTCGGGCCTGTGGTGCTCGGGCCTGGGCCACGGCCGCCCCGAGATCACCGAGGCGGTGAGCCGCCAGATCGCCAAGCTCGACTACTCGCCCGCGTTCCAGTTCGGCCACCCGCTCTCGTTCGAGCTGGCCAACAAGATCAAGGAACTGACGCCCGCCGGCCTGGACTACGTGTTCTTCACCGGCTCGGGCTCCGAAGCCGCCGACACCTCGCTGAAGATGGCGCGCGCCTACTGGCGCACCAAGGGTCAGGCCGGCAAGACGCGCCTCATCGGCCGCGAGAAGGGCTACCACGGCGTGAACTACGGCGGCATCTCGGTGGGCGGCATCGCGGCCAACCGCAAGCTGTTCGGCCAGGGCATCGAGGCCGACCACCTGCCGCACACGCAACTGGCGGCCAATGCCTTCACGCGCGGCATGCCCGAGAACGGCGCCGAGCTGGCCGACCGCCTGCTCGACCTCATTGCGCTGCACGACGCCTCGACCATCGCGGCCGTGATCGTCGAGCCCTTTGCCGGTTCGGCCGGCGTGGTGATTCCGCCGAAGGGCTACCTGAAGCGCCTGCGCGACATCTGCACCGCGCACAACATCCTGCTGATTTTTGACGAAGTGATCACCGGGTTCGGCCGCTGCGGCGCGCTCACGGGCGCCGATGCCTTCGGCGTCACGCCCGACATCATGAACATCGCCAAGCAGGTCACCAACGGCGCGCAGCCGCTGGGCGCCGTGGTGGCCAATAAGGACATCTACGACACCTTCATGGCTGCGGGCGGCCCCGAGTACATGCTCGAGTTCCCGCACGGCTACACCTACGGCGCGCACCCCGTGGCCTGCGCCGCCGGCATCGCCGCGCTCGACGTGCTGCAGAAGGAAGACATGATCGGCCGCGTGCAGACGCTGGCCCCGCACTTCGAGAACGCCGTGCACAGCCTGAAGGGCAGCAAGCACGTCGCCGACATCCGCAACTACGGCCTCGCCGCCGGCATCACCATCGCCGCGCTGCCGGGCGAGCCCGCACGCCGCCCCTACGAGATCGCGATGAACTGCTGGAAGAAGGGCTTCTACGTGCGCTACGGCGGCGACACGATCCAGCTCGCACCGCCTTTCATTTCCGAGAAGGCCGAGATCGACCGCATGGTCAACGCCCTCTCTGACGCCCTCGCAGAAACCGCCTGA
- a CDS encoding branched-chain amino acid ABC transporter permease, with amino-acid sequence MPKKYTFLLALIVALALPLFMRSGSLASEVLIYALAALGCNLLLGYTGLLSFGQGIFFGLGSYTIAILLTRLQLPMPLALLAAIGMGALGAAVVGWVAIRQRGTYFVMLTLAFAQMFYFVAYTASGLTGGDNGLLDVPRPAFMDTPWKYYAFVAVIFLIAFALLLKVTDSVFGRTLLAIRDNEDRAAAVGYDLKRFKLLAFVISGAVTGLAGGLHAMMTGIAPLSNAEYHTSEMILVITVIGGTGNLFASVLGSAFYVLLADWLSTLWPRWLLLLGLLLIGVSIGMQRGLWGLGESAWRRVFRKTPAADKAPLAQGEKA; translated from the coding sequence ATGCCAAAGAAATACACCTTCCTGCTGGCGCTGATCGTCGCGCTCGCGTTGCCGCTGTTCATGCGCTCGGGCTCGCTCGCGAGCGAAGTGCTCATCTACGCGCTCGCGGCCCTGGGCTGCAACCTGCTGCTCGGCTACACGGGGCTGCTCTCGTTCGGCCAGGGCATCTTCTTCGGGCTGGGCAGCTACACCATCGCGATCCTGCTCACGCGGCTGCAACTGCCGATGCCTTTGGCATTGCTTGCCGCCATCGGCATGGGCGCGCTGGGCGCCGCGGTGGTCGGCTGGGTCGCCATCCGCCAGCGCGGCACCTACTTCGTGATGCTCACGCTGGCCTTCGCGCAGATGTTCTATTTCGTGGCGTACACGGCCTCGGGGCTCACGGGCGGCGACAACGGCCTGCTCGATGTGCCGCGCCCGGCCTTCATGGACACGCCGTGGAAGTACTACGCCTTCGTGGCGGTGATCTTTCTCATCGCGTTCGCGCTGCTGCTCAAGGTGACCGACTCGGTCTTCGGCCGCACGCTGCTCGCCATCCGCGACAACGAGGACCGCGCCGCCGCCGTGGGCTACGACCTGAAGCGCTTCAAGCTGCTGGCCTTCGTGATCTCGGGCGCCGTCACCGGCCTGGCCGGCGGCCTGCACGCCATGATGACCGGCATCGCGCCGCTGTCGAACGCCGAGTACCACACGAGCGAGATGATCCTGGTCATCACCGTGATCGGCGGCACCGGCAACCTGTTCGCCTCGGTGCTCGGCTCGGCCTTCTACGTGCTGCTGGCCGACTGGCTCTCCACGCTGTGGCCGCGCTGGCTGCTGCTGCTGGGCCTGCTGCTGATCGGCGTGAGCATCGGCATGCAACGCGGCCTCTGGGGCCTGGGCGAAAGCGCCTGGCGCCGGGTGTTCCGCAAGACGCCTGCTGCGGACAAGGCGCCGCTGGCACAGGGAGAAAAAGCATGA
- a CDS encoding ABC transporter ATP-binding protein, whose translation MSDILIEAIGVTKHYGKFAALGGVDLKIKRNTVHSVIGPNGAGKTTLFHMLTGTGTTTGGRIVFDGHDVTREPDHKRVQRGMARSFQVTSLFPSLSVRENLRVAAQGIAPRQAMNCWRAPIGERACADTVAEVLARVGLERLADTPASVLSHGQQRRLEVGMALAAKPKAIFLDEPTSGMGIDDLDEMKHLIRSLRDAHTVVLIEHNMNIVMDISDTVTVMQLGRVLAEGLPGDIRSDARVRTAYLGNMITGGKA comes from the coding sequence ATGAGCGACATCCTCATCGAAGCCATCGGCGTCACGAAGCACTACGGTAAGTTCGCCGCGCTCGGCGGGGTCGACCTGAAGATCAAGCGCAACACCGTGCATTCGGTGATCGGCCCGAACGGCGCGGGCAAGACCACGCTGTTCCACATGCTCACGGGCACCGGCACCACGACGGGCGGGCGCATCGTGTTCGACGGCCACGACGTGACGCGCGAGCCCGACCACAAGCGCGTGCAGCGCGGCATGGCGCGCTCGTTCCAGGTCACGAGCCTGTTCCCCAGCCTGTCGGTGCGCGAGAACCTGCGCGTGGCGGCGCAGGGCATTGCGCCGCGCCAGGCCATGAACTGCTGGCGCGCTCCCATCGGCGAGCGCGCCTGTGCCGACACGGTGGCCGAGGTGCTCGCGCGCGTCGGCCTCGAACGGCTGGCCGACACGCCCGCCAGCGTGCTCTCGCACGGCCAGCAGCGCCGGCTCGAAGTGGGCATGGCGCTGGCCGCGAAGCCCAAGGCCATCTTTCTGGACGAGCCGACCTCGGGCATGGGCATCGACGACCTCGACGAGATGAAGCACCTCATCCGCAGCCTGCGCGACGCGCACACCGTGGTGCTGATCGAGCACAACATGAACATCGTGATGGACATCTCCGACACCGTGACCGTCATGCAACTGGGCCGCGTGCTGGCCGAGGGGCTGCCGGGCGACATCCGGTCCGACGCGCGCGTGCGCACGGCATATCTCGGCAACATGATCACTGGGGGCAAGGCATGA
- a CDS encoding branched-chain amino acid ABC transporter permease, which yields MSVYLLQTINGIGIGMLYFLLAVGLSIVFGLLRFVNFAHGAFYLLGAYLCFQAMQWGLNFWAALVLVPLFVGALGWLAEKLLLRRVYAKPHEFHILVTVGLALAVQEIVIVFWGPLGNSVPTPDLLQGVVMWGSFIYPKYRLFVIGFTAVLAVLLWWVLEGTRLGSAVRAGSESTEMVSLLGINVFRVFSLVFALGAATAALAGVLAAPIRGAEPFMGVEALGVAFVVVVIGGLGSFSGALVGGVLIGIVQSLMSTIWPPGASLMIYIAMGAVLLLRPHGLLGRRG from the coding sequence ATGTCCGTCTACCTGCTCCAGACCATCAACGGAATCGGCATCGGCATGCTGTATTTCCTGCTGGCCGTTGGCTTGTCCATCGTGTTCGGCCTGCTGCGCTTCGTGAACTTCGCGCACGGCGCTTTCTACCTGCTGGGCGCCTACCTGTGCTTCCAGGCCATGCAGTGGGGCCTGAACTTCTGGGCCGCGCTCGTGCTGGTGCCGCTGTTCGTCGGCGCGCTCGGCTGGCTGGCCGAGAAGCTGCTGCTGCGCCGTGTGTATGCCAAGCCGCACGAGTTCCACATCCTCGTGACCGTGGGCCTGGCGCTCGCGGTGCAGGAGATCGTCATCGTGTTCTGGGGCCCGCTGGGCAACAGCGTGCCCACGCCCGACCTGCTGCAGGGCGTGGTGATGTGGGGCAGCTTCATCTACCCGAAGTACCGGCTCTTCGTGATCGGCTTCACCGCCGTGCTCGCGGTGCTGCTGTGGTGGGTGCTCGAAGGCACGCGCCTGGGCAGCGCGGTGCGTGCGGGCAGCGAATCGACCGAGATGGTCTCGCTGCTGGGCATCAACGTGTTTCGCGTGTTCAGCCTGGTGTTCGCGCTCGGCGCGGCCACGGCGGCGCTGGCCGGCGTGCTCGCCGCGCCCATCCGCGGGGCCGAGCCCTTCATGGGCGTCGAGGCGCTGGGCGTGGCCTTCGTGGTCGTGGTGATCGGCGGGCTCGGCAGCTTCAGCGGTGCGCTGGTCGGCGGCGTGCTGATCGGCATCGTGCAAAGCCTCATGAGCACCATCTGGCCGCCCGGGGCGAGCCTGATGATCTACATCGCGATGGGCGCCGTGCTGCTGCTGCGCCCGCATGGCCTGCTCGGCCGCAGAGGATGA